From Impatiens glandulifera chromosome 7, dImpGla2.1, whole genome shotgun sequence:
tatGGTTCCATAATTCTTCCATTCTTtgtgtataatatataatataagctCAAATCAATAAAGTctcatttttttacattttctttaTTGTTGTTATGATGTCGTTTTTAATGTAAATTgattattatattgataatttaaatacattttttaaatctaaatagatgccattcttcttcattttaaaaaaaacccaaattgaaattaaaaacttatttttgaatATAACGTGTTCTTGGTCCTTTGTGTAAGAATAGCTAGGTTACAAGTTTAATACcttattttccttttcaataatttacatgattattttttaaaataaatatatataatttatatttatttttcaaaacaaatttaaaatataattatattatttaacaataatttttagaACCAACCCAAACCAATCTTCTAAACTCCAATAAACcaaaagtttaattttattttttttaaaccgacaacttaattttttttttattattaaactgaCTTAATGGTATCTCATTGTACAAACCACCCATTAGAAGAGATATTGTAAGGCCTGAGATTAttagattatatttatttaaatgtatttctaCTTATATTGATCAACATTACAACTGCAACTGATCAACATTTAGAACATCGATCAATCATTTAAGCTCATCGATGACAAACATGACATCTAAGAAAGAAGAAAAGCAAAACACTCACAAAGCATAAACCTTGCAATCATAATAAAAGCAAAAAATCTAAGAACTTAAAACAGACATATCCAGCACGTAGTTCTTCAAACATTACAACAGATACCCGACATAATCAGCCAGACCAgcacattgaaaaaaaaaacaaatctttaGTTGGTTGTTGCCAAACACTAAAACGTGGCAAGAAACCAAAACCGGTTCAAGACGAGAACTCATCAATAATACCAAGATGTTCTCATCTCTCCCCGGATATACTCAAACAACATAGAATGCTTCGTTTTCCTTTATTCAACAAGAGACCAGAAAACTAATAACCATAATCCTATCGAGGCTGATGGTGCGATGCTTTCGGGGAATATTGAAGAAAAAGGAGAAAACATTACCCTGCCCACGCTCCTCTTTGCTGCCCATTCAACCTATCAAGAACACCATTGAAATCAACAGGTTGACCATTCTCCTCCAACCTCTGAATCACAGCAGCAACGTGATCTCCCCTATAACCCATCGAAATGGTTTTCTCAATTATATCCCCATATTGATGATGGCTACGCACATATTGGGGAGGTCCGGGTCGGTTCATCTGATTTGGTTGTGGGTTCTGAATTGGTGAGCTAGTTGGTGTATAACTGCCCTGTTGAAAATGAGTGGGTTGGGAAGGACGATAAGTCCGTGGGCCACCACCACCTTCACTTTCGTATATCACATACGTGTTTGGTGGCAATGAAGGATGGGGTGGTGATTGTACTGTTCTAACCGGGCCATTAAAACCATACGGTATAGTATCTGCAGGCGAAGGGTTAATGGTATAACCAGGATTCGCTGTTTGTGGTCTAATTTGTGGGGTCATGATCTGCTGAGTCGACCATTGCTGGTACTGTGGAGGCTGATTGGCTCGATATTGAGGTTCGGATGATGGCATGAACTGAGCTTGAATTGGTTGGGAAGGTATATAGTATGATGTTGGTTGTGTTTGAGGTGTATTCACTGGAGGACCGATTGGCTGATGCTGGTGTTGGTGTTGGTGTTGTTCTGGTGGTCTGGAGGTAACTTGATGACTTAAGGCTAGGGCTAATTGTTGGTTTTGTAGGTCTGGCATGATTTCAGGTTTTTTTGACTCGGAAGAAACTGACTGAACCTGTGGTGGTCTATCTTTGTTCTGATGGGAGTGGATATCGGAAGGTTCTTTTTGGGCGAGCTGGAGTTTAGCCAATTCTTTCTGGGTGTCGGCTAATTCTTGCTTGTCTCGTAGAACCTGAACTGACCTGTGAACCTGAAAACAAGTACAACAGAATAGGGATATATAAAcgttaaatttcaatttagaaaGTGATAATATGAAGGACATTATTAATCCATAAGTACAATAGAAACAACCGAAAAGAAACATGAATGAAATAATTCATCAATACATGTTGAGATCCAATGCAGATATATATCATCCAAAATGCGATCCAGCAAATCCAACTATATCACAAAAAGCCTTCTCCCATAGAACCAAAAATTGAACATGAATGACAACCATGTGAAACAGACTAAACAAAGCTTTTGAATTCGTATATGGATGTAACTAATCAAACCAACCAGGTAACGAAAGGTAACATAGACTCACCTCCTGAAGGTGTTTCTCAAGAGACTTGAGCTTAGAATCTTGCTCACCATGATCATGAACTAAATCAGAACGCAGTTCTCCAATTGATTTATCaacattataacaatataactCTAACTGCGACAAACGTGAACTAAGACCCTCCAAAAACCTCATAAGATTGTCCGAATGTCTCTTCATGGTCTTCTCAATTGTAGTCATCATCTCATGGTTAGAAGATTCATCTATTGTACCGTAAGCTGGAGCTGGATGTACAGCTGACCTAGCCATTCTGCTTTTGTTAAATTCCTGATACATATAAACAACAGCTACTACTGAGAAAGAACAACTGAATCTGGTTCAATCATTACATAAACGAATAGAATGTTTAAGAAACACAAATCAAAAGCTAATTTCTGAAGCTAAACGACACAAACCCTAAAAAAAGAAtcaatgaaagaaagaaagaagatggGTGTTGATTGTTTGTTACCTTGTTGGAATTGGTTAGAATAGCGGCGGGATCAGAGTGAGTTGCATTAATAGCATCGTCCTGGTTTCCGTAGTCTTCGTAGGAACAAAGGATGTCATCAGAGGCGGCGAAGTCGAAACCTTTAGAAGGCGAGTTATTACGGCCCGACGATCCAGATGCCATAACTAGAGAATCCAAAAAAGCTAGTTTCTTTCAAGGGATTGAAGGATGATAACACAGACAAATAAGGTTATGTAGAACCTTGAGAGATTGAGAAAGAAAGACAGATTTGCGTGTCTGTCtgtcttataaaaaaaaacaaaaaaaaaaaacgttgcCAAAATATTAGACAAGATCGTAATTAAGAAGATAACACACACCGACCCGTACTATTATTGCTAGGGCTTGTTTGGTGGTACCTACTAATTATCAACCAAAAATTTTAAGGTCTTGAATCATCTAGAAGAAGttagtctatttttttttttacttttgaataaatatgaattagcaATACAAGACACAATCATCATGTTTTTCgcattcattcatttgtttTTAAAGTAAGAATCAAAATTCGTgacattttagttttttatgttAGACTCTTTCTACCGAATTATATTGGTGAAGTAAGTTAGTCATTTAGGTGACTTATTTTATACCATTCACACTTATAAATTGTAGtgaaaaattatgaaagtattaataaaattatgaaaacaaTAAGTTAGTTTCATTAATAggttcatcatttttttttaatgcaaTTTATTGTTCAAAAGTTATAATCAAAATTAggacttttatatttaaaattctctcaaatTAACTACTACCTTAATAAgttatgatttttgttttaatattagtATGTAATATTAAATGATATCTTGTTAGGTATATTAAGTAACAATAATTGTACagtatactaataaaaaatgtcaCATAATCAATttcactaaaataataataataataactaaagcttgtttgattatttattaaaataaatataaattatttttaaaaatgttgaatttaatgattttgatgaagttgatatttttaaatacaaaatcttacatgatattaatatataataaattaataaaaaatatttttatattttaattaataaattgaatgatttttttttttttagtgtaTAATTCGAAAGTTGGGAGCATTACTTTATGTTATGCTGGtgctaaattcaaaaataaaataaaatatataattttaattcacaCTACTtcttatattgttatttaatcatttttatatgtttagaTGTCCAagatatgtggatgatatcaagTCAGCTTTGTTTTTGCATTAGGTGGGGATGAGGCTTCAATTTCAATAGAAGTTTATGTCCTACTTGATTAACTCTTTTAAATTGTTGTCATTATTTTATTAGCTTGTTATCTCTTATAATATCTAATTTTACAAATATGCTCACACAATAATTTATCATTAACttctttctttgttttaattatctacttcaatttaagatataaaaaaaaagaagtaaaaaatagcttaatttactatatttagagaaaaaaaaaatagtataataatattttagtttactttagtttaaatttaaggAAGAAAGTAAACCTTGAAATCATATAGAGATTGCTTTTCCCCCTTTATTAGCACTTGGTAAATGTGCCACATTTAGTGACCATGTGTgtgaaaatgttttaataatcaAAGTTGTAAGATAAAGGGAtggatcaaattatttaaataaattggtgAAACATGTAAAAGGATTTGAATATTAGCAGTACACTTTTTCAAGATTATGGTAATATATGTgaaataatagtatataataataaaaatatgaaaactcaAAATTGGAAAGAACTCATGAATACATGGCTTTTGGATAATTTGTACTAGTTAAAACATATttctattaatattaaaattgatatgacaattataatttaataaaattttgtttcgtttcaaaaaaataaaatatataaggtTACTCTATttaagaaagaataaaaaaaatcaactatattataattttattaccgtaaaaaaaatgtaagattcGATATCAATATCATGTTAACTTCttatattcaaacaaaactaAGTATTGCTCAACATtgttaatttaaatgttaacaATTCGGTgtctaacaaattaaatatcacGAGTTTGATTctcacaaataaaaataatttgaattttttaaataaaaaaatatcaatattttattctcaaatactattaaattaagttataaaattttgtaGTTTGAAGTAACATATTTCTAATAGTTTTATAGGAGAATGGTTTACAATTAATATCACCAGATTTTATGCTGAATCATGAATATCCTTCAATTATATATGTAGTTTATTTAGTTTCAGATCCATTGAGAGTATGGGACAATCAGGGAGTTTggaattatattaatattatataaatacatacaaattattatttaaaaaaaaaaaaacaatgataaaaaaataaattgctGGGTATTGTTGAGTTAAATCACTGtagtattttttaaagtttaaaataatgaaaataaatttgttaagatAGGTGATATAGAAtcaatttgaacaaaaaaaaaataatatatttgattataatttaatcaagGTCAAAATATACTTAAGTaatatttttgggaaaaatATACTAAGTAATATTAGTATAGACTATAAATTTTGGAGATATTACCAAATTGAAATATATGAAAGTTAGTagcttgtttttaattaatatttgtaaaattgaacttattaaacattaatttattaagcaatttaaagatttaaaaaaattaaggttttgattgttattgatgatgttaaatattatatttattaagaaattcaaatatttttattcaattaaaatatttcatttttagttattattttttatttagttagaaaattttattttaaatattaactttttattgaaaGAGAACAAAACATTACAAAGGGAGGAgaaaagcaaaataaaaaataatgtaaaaattttaaatgttaataaaattattattattttcttactaTTAGATAgacatattttatgtttttattgaataaaaaagaattttagagctcacaaaagacaattatcaaataatatcttaatttgtCACATtaccaaattcaaaattatactGTCAAAAATTGTCTACATTATCAGTTCATGTATAAATTAACCCACAAAAGAATGTTTTACCAACAGCTAAGATTTTCTAATCCATATTATAGTCATGTCTAGCTTTTCGAGTGGTGGATCTTCCCATTCGAAGCCGTCGAGCAGTAAGAGCTTCTAAAAGGATCGTTAAAGCTTCTTCAACTGCTTCGGCTTGTTTATCCAAACCAACTTTCGACAGTATTTGTATTTCGTGAAGCTCACTCAACAGGCTGATGCCTGCTGCTGCTGTACAAGTCCTATCCAACGACGGTTGTGGCCTGTCCTTCAAACATATAATTCATCAATccttaaaacaaaaaaacatgaaGATCAAGATTGTCTCACCTAAGTCTATGCATAGCAGATTCGCCACTAGACAAAGAAACGCAATGAATGTCATCTCCCCATATTTCCTTTGATCGGTCCTGTTAGCAAATTAATATTCGAATGAAGACAGAAAATTtacatattctaaaaaaatgtgaaaaggaatATGACCTTTAAACGATTAACCATTGCAGCAGAGTTATTCCATGTACCATCAATCAATATGAAATGTACAGTCTTGTCTACATTTTCCTGTGTAGA
This genomic window contains:
- the LOC124945166 gene encoding transcriptional regulator DEF1-like; amino-acid sequence: MASGSSGRNNSPSKGFDFAASDDILCSYEDYGNQDDAINATHSDPAAILTNSNKEFNKSRMARSAVHPAPAYGTIDESSNHEMMTTIEKTMKRHSDNLMRFLEGLSSRLSQLELYCYNVDKSIGELRSDLVHDHGEQDSKLKSLEKHLQEVHRSVQVLRDKQELADTQKELAKLQLAQKEPSDIHSHQNKDRPPQVQSVSSESKKPEIMPDLQNQQLALALSHQVTSRPPEQHQHQHQHQPIGPPVNTPQTQPTSYYIPSQPIQAQFMPSSEPQYRANQPPQYQQWSTQQIMTPQIRPQTANPGYTINPSPADTIPYGFNGPVRTVQSPPHPSLPPNTYVIYESEGGGGPRTYRPSQPTHFQQGSYTPTSSPIQNPQPNQMNRPGPPQYVRSHHQYGDIIEKTISMGYRGDHVAAVIQRLEENGQPVDFNGVLDRLNGQQRGAWAG